The following DNA comes from Desulfobaculum xiamenense.
GCGCCTCCTGCAACTTGAGCCCCATGCTCCACGGCAGGGCGCACATATCCACGGCGGCGCAGCCATCGAACACGGCTCCGGCCTCACGCAGGGCAGTCTCCACGTCGCGGTAGCTGCGGAAGGGCAGAATGTGACGCACCGTGGATTCCATCCGCGCGCGCTCAATGCCCTTGCGCACCAGCAGCACAGGCTCGCCCTCCACAGGCAGCCAGAACAGACCGTTCATCCACGAGCCGGACAGCCAGTAAATGGCAAGCCGAGAGCAGACCATGAGGCCGGACGCCGCAGGAGCGGATCGCCGAAGCTCCTCGCGGCAGCGGGCCCAGCGCAGTTCGAGTTCCTCGCGGGGAACGATTTCGATGGCCGTGAACATGTGGTGTCTCCTTCGGGAAGTTTCCCCGTTGCGGGTGCCCCCTCATACGCCAGAACCCGGTGCGTGCGCAACCATGGACACGCACGAGGAATCGGCCCTTGCCCTGATGCGGCGCAGTGGTATACGAACCCCGCCGAGCGCCCAACGTCCGCGCCCAACACCCCGCACATCAACGCACCGCAAGAGGAAGACACATGGATTTCGATTCGCTCTTCAAGGCCCGCGACTATCTGCGCGTGACCAGCCACACGCCCGGCGACCTGCGCATCAAGGTCAATCCGGCCATTCTCTCCACCCCCGGCTTCTCGCAAATGCCGAAGTTCGACACGCTGCCGAACGGCATCGACGACGTGAAGGTCAACATCTTCACCCAGACCCTCACCGTCCGCTACCAGCCCGAGGTCATCGCCCCGGAGTTGCTGGACGAACTGCTCGTCACCACCGATGCCGCACGCGGCAGGGTAATCGTGGACGACCTCCAGCAGCGCCTCGGCGTCACCATCTGCTAGAGCGATCAGGGGGCCGCGACACGGCCCCTTGAAATCCCTCCCCATTCCGATACAGTCCGGGGCATGCCTTCTCGCCCCGTGCCATTCTCCCCGCGCCGACTGCTGCGCCCCCTGTGCGCGACGGCTGCGTGCGCGCTGCTCCTCGGGTGTAGCGCCTCGGACACGTTACGCATGGCACGCATCGCCGCCACCGGCGACGTGGCCGCCGCCCAGAGCATGGCCGCCCACAAGGCCGCCCGCTACGCCACCAACCCCAAGGCCCTCGAAGCCGACATCGCCGCCTTTTCGCGCCGTCTCGCCGCATTCCGCAAGGCCATCGACGACATCTGGGGACCGGACGAACGCCGCGAGCCAACGCCTCGAACCTACGTGAAATATTCCGAGGGCTACAAGGCCCGGGCACTGGTGGACTTCGACGCTGGCACCGTCATCGTGGAAACGCTGGATAGGGAGAATCCCCGCGAAAGCCTGCGGCAGGCAGTGGTGACCACGCTGCTCGCCCCCGGCGACCCGCGCGCCGTGGACCTCTACTCCGCCAGCGAAATCCGCTTTGGCGACACGCCATTCCTCTACAACGAGGTGCTCGACGTGGACGGCAAGCCCATCCGCTGGCAATGGCGCGCAGAGCGCTTCGCGGAGCGGCTGCTGGAAAAGGGCGTGGTCACGCGTTCCATCGGCAAGGGCCGGACCGCGACCCGCGTCAGCTTCCCCCTCGTGCGGGACCATCTCCACATCCGCGCCCGCAAGTACGCCGAACTCGTCGCCGCGCAGAGCAAGCGCTTCGGCGTGAGCCGCAACCTCGTCTACGCCGTCATCAAGACGGAAAGCGACTTCAATCCCTTTGCCACGAGTCCTGCCCCGGCCTTCGGCCTCATGCAGATCGTCCCCAAAAGCGCGGGAGCCGAGGTCAACCGGATGCTCAACGGCTCGCCGCAGCCGCCTTCGCGCGAATTCCTCTTCGAGGCCGCGAACAACATCCGCTACGGCACCGCCTACCTCCACATCCTCGACACCCGGCACCTCGCGCGCATCGAGAATCCCATAAGCCGCGAATACTGCGTCATCGCCGCCTACAACACCGGCGCGGGCAACGTGCTGCGCTCGTTCAGCGCCAACCGCGACACGGCCGTCGCCAGAATCAACGCCCTCACCCCCGCGCAGGTGTTCGACACGCTGCGCGCAAAGCTGCCCTATGCCGAAACCCGGCGCTATCTGATGAAGGTGCTCGACGCGAAGAAGCTCTTCGTCGGGGCCTGAACACCCCGCGCAAGGCCCGCCGCAAGGCCGCGTCGATCGGATGGATGCGGGCTACGCCCCCCGGCGCGGCAGGCGGACGGTCATCCGCGTGCCGACGCTCTCCGAAGAAATCAGCGAAATGTCCCCGCCCAGCGTGCGGGCAATGAGCCGGGCCGAATACGCGCCAAGGCCCGTGTTTTCCTTCTTGCCGAAGGTCACGAATTTCTCGAACAGATTTTCTCGCACCTCTGGCGGCACCACGCCATGGTTGTGCACGCTCACCGTGGAGCCGCCGTTCTCGTCCATGTCCACGGTGACGACTCCGCCGGACGGCGAGGCGTCCACCGCATTCTGCACGAGGTGATAGAGCATGGCCCAGCACAAAAGCGCATCGCCCATGACCATGAATGCCACGCCCGGCGCGTCCTGCTCGCCGCGTATGCGCACCCGCACCCGCACGTTCAGCGCGTCGAGCTGGGGGCCCAGTTCGCGCAGCACCTGACGCATGCTCACGGCAAGGTCCACCGGAGCGGGGGCCAGCTCGTAGGTACCGCGCTCCATGCGGTACACGGCCAGTGACAGATTGATCATGTTGAGCATGGTGTTGCCGGAGTGCTCGATCATGGAAAGGTTATCGCGTTGCTCCTGCGTGAGATTGCCGTCGTCCTTCATGAAGTCCGACATGCCGACGATGATGTTGAGTGGGGACTTGAGGTCGTGGCGGGTGATGCGCTCCACCTCCTCGCGCAGGGCCTCGGCCATCTTACGCTCAGTGATGTCCAGCTCGAAGCCCATGGACGACACGACGCGTCCCTTGACGTCGCGCACCTGCTTGATGCTTTTGGACACCCAGAAGGTCGTGCCGTCCTTGTGGCGGACGAGGCACTCGAAATTGTCCACGAAACCGCGCTCGGCCAGCTCGCGGTGAAGCCTATCGCGCTGGGCATGATCCGCGAAGAGCTCGCGCGGGTCCTTGACCTCCAGCTCCATGTCGTCCGGCGAGGCGAAGCCGTACATGGCGGCAAGGCGCATGTTCACGTGCTCGAAACGCCCGCCCGGTCCGGTCTGGTAGATGCCCACCGGCGCGACCTCGAACAGCGTGCGGAAACGATGCTCCGCCTTCTTGCGATCTTCCCAGTCCGTGATGCCTTGAGTGAGGTCCTCGCCGAACATGTGCACGAGGTCCGGCGGGCAGGACGCGCAGGTGATGCGCAGATGGAGCCGACGCGCGGGCTGCGTGCGCGTGGTGTAGAGCATTTCGCGGCTGATGCGGCCATTCTCGGCAAAGGCACGCTCCAGATCGTCGCACAGGTCGGAGTGGTCGGGATAAAGTTCATGGCAGGTCATGCCGATGAACTCGCCAAGACCGTTGCCGAAAAATTCCATGGCCGCACTATTGAAATCGACGAGCACGAACCCGTCGCCCTCACGCCGCCACGTCACCACCGGCAAAGGACAGCCATTCAGGAGCTTCGCGTACTGCTCCGCGAGAACCGTTCCGTTCGAATTCCGCACATCGGCAGGCGGCGCGGGCGGTCCGGGCAGATGCTCGCCGTTTCGTTCCACGGCGATTTCCGCTCCCGTCCGAGCCTCAAGTGCGATGAGCACCCCCTGCTCCATTTTCGGAGTTCTGGACATCCGGGTCTTCCCCCCCCCAATATCTTGCGACCTACATACCTCAACTCCTTGGAGAACACGGTACCTGCAATTCTCACATCGTGTAGCACGAAAAGCGCACCACGACAAGCCGGAACGCCAATTTCCCGCATTTCCGCATGAATACGGCATACGCAAGGATTGCGAAACAAAATTGAGCACACGCAGACACGGTATTTGTTCGCAACACACTGAACTGCGGCAGGTGCAGGTCGGAAGGCAGCGGGGAAAAGAATGCGCCGCGTCCAGCCCCACACGGAGCATGAACGCGGCGCGTTGCATTCGAAGGAAATGAAGGTCGGCTATTCGAGGAGCGTATAATCCATGCGGCGACGACAGGGCACGAAACCCGCCGAGGTGACGAGCTTGCGCAGTTTGCCTTCCGGCAGGCGGAAATGCACGCCAGCGGCGGCCACCACGTTCTCCTCGATCATGGTCGATCCGAAATCGTTCGCACCCCAGAACAGGGCCAACTGGCCCACCAACGGACCCTGCGTGACCCACGAGGCCTGCACGTTGTCGATGTTGTCGAGGTACAGGCGCGAGAGGGCCAACGTCTTGAGGTATGCTTCGCTGGACACCTCGGGCCGCGGCAGGCGCGTGTTCTCGGGCTGGAAGGTCCACGGGATAAAGGCCGTGAAGCCGCCGGTCTCGTCCTGAAGGGAACGGATTCGCTCAAGGTGCTCCACGCGCTCGGCAAGGGTCTCGCCCTGTCCGAACATCATGGTGGCGGTGGTCCGCAGGCCCTGCCTGTGGGCCTCGCGCATCACCTCCAGCCACTGGTCCGCCGTGGCCTTGCGCGGAGAGACATCCTGCCGCACGCGGTCCACGAGAATCTCGGCACCGCCGCCGGGGATGGAGTCCAGCCCGGCGGCCACGAGCCGACGGATGACCTCACCGTGGCCAAGGCCGCTTTCCTGCCCGAGATACCAGATCTCCGAGGGCGAAAAGCCGTGCACGGCCACCTGCGGAAACTCGGCCTTGAGAAAGCGCAGCATGTCCTCGTAGAAGGCCATGTCGAGATCGGGGTGCATGCCGCCCTGAAGCAGTATCTGATAGCCACCGAGTTCGACGGTCTCGCGGACCTTGGCGGCCAGCTCCTCGCGGGTGAGCACATAACCGCCCTCGTCGCCCGGGGCGCGGAAGAACGCGCAAAATTTGCACCCGGAGATGCAGACGTTGGTATAGTTGATATTGCGGTCGACGATGTAGGTCACTCTGCTGTCGGGATGCATCTCCATGCGCCGTTCGTGGGCCATCCTGCCCAGGCTGAAGACGTTTTCCCGTTCGTACAGCTCTATGGCCGCCTCCGGAGTCAGGCGTTCCGACATGTTGTCCCCCCTCCAGGGTTGCTTGACGATTACTGCGATTTCACGGACAACTAGTGCCCGGCCGCGCCGACCTTGGCGCATCCGGCATTTTTTCGCAACCATGGAGTTCGCGCCCCATGCTTCTCGACAACGAAATGAAGAACCTGCTCGCCCGAGTCCGGACCATCGCCGTACTCGGAGCCAAGGACAAGCCCGGCCAGCCTGTGGACATGGTCGGGCGCTACCTCATCGCCGCAGGGTTCACGGTCTTCCCCGTGCACCCGAAACGAAACGGCGTATGGGGGTTGCCCACGTTCAGAACGCTGGCCGACATTCCGGAGCCGATAGACCTCGTGGATGTCTTCCGCGCCCCGGAACACTGTGCGGACCACGCACGCGAATGCGCGGCGCTCGCGCATGCTCCGCTGGCCTTCTGGATGCAGTCCGGCATCACATGCCCGCAGGCCTTCGAAATACTCAAGGACACGCCGACCGTCGTGGTGCAGGATGCCTGCCTGATGGTCGAGCACAGGAGACTTCTTGGATGACAGGGAACGTCAGGGCGTTCGAATGCCGCATGTGCGGCCACTGCTGCAAGGGTGAAGGCGGTATCGTCATGGCCACCAAAGATCAGAAGCGTCTTGCCGAGCATCTCGGTCTCGACCTGCCCGACTTTCTCGCCCGCTACACCAGAACCTCCGGCGGCAAGGTGCTCCTCGTCACCGGCGGGGACGAATACTGTATCTTCTTCCGGCAGGGCGTCGGCTGCGGCGTCCATCCCGGCCGCCCGGACATCTGTCGGGCATGGCCGTTCTTCAAGGGGAATCTCATCGACGAATTGAGCTGGAGGATGGTACAGGAATACTGTCCCGGCATTCGCCCCGAAGCCGGGCACGAGGAATTCCGCCGTCAGGGACTCGAATACCTCAAGGGCCTCGCCCTTGAGGACGATCCGGATACCGCGCCCGAAGCGCTTCTTCATCTTCCCGACTGAACCGAAACCACTCCGGGGGCCGCGTGAACGTCCGCGAATGCTATTCCTTTCTCCGCCTCAAGCCGGGTGCCGGGTTGCAGGAGGTCAAGACCGCCTACCGCAAGCGGGCCTTTGAACTCCACCCGGATCTCCACCCCGGCAATCCCGATGCCGCAGCGGAATTCCAGAAGCTCAACGAGGCCTACGTCATCCTGACCGAGGCGCTCAAGGACGAACGCGGTGCCCCCCGGCAGTCACGCAGGCCCGAGGCCGACGCCAAGGCGAAGACCTCCCGCGAGGAAGGCGCGCGCCGCTACAAGGCACAGGCCGATCGCAAGCCCGGCCCCACCCCGCCGCCCGGTCCCGAGGCCACCACGACCCGGCGCGAGGCCGAGCCGACCGGCGGCTTCACCTTCGGCAAGGAGGACGTTCTCCGCAACATCCTAAACGACCCCTTCGCCCGCAAGGTCTTCGAAGACATCTACCGCCAGATCAGGAAAAGCGGCACGGCACCGTCGCACACGGCAACCGTGAAAAACCGCAGCCTCAGCCTGCGGCTCGGCTCGGCAGAGCTCAACCTGAACCTCAACGGCGGTCCACTCACGTGGCTGAAGAACTGGGTCAAGGGCCAGATGGACGACGAACAGACCGTGCATCTGCTGCCCAGCCAGCTTTTGCCCGGCTGCATCGTCCGGCTCCAGATTCGGCGAGGCTTCTCGTCGCGCCCGATCACAGTCGAGGTGCCGCTACCGCCAGACTTCGTCGCGGGCAGGCCACTACGTCTGCGCGGACTGGGGCGCAAGCTCGGCCCCCTCAAGGGGGATCTCTACCTGCGATTGGTAGCGCGCTGACGGTACGCCCGTCAGCGGCCGAAAAAAACGTCCTGTCACTTCAGACGGTTCCAATCTTATCCACAGGAAAACAAAAAAAGATTTGAAATCGCGCGTTTTCCATGCGAGGGAAGCGGGCACACCCGCCCGCCGCACGCACCGAGCGGGTCTGCGGGCTGAACAACGCAAAGGAGGGTGAAGAATGGCCGAAACGATCGAGGAAATCACGATCAACTGGGAAGACGAGGACGGCCGACTGGTCGTCAAGGAATTGAAGAAGGAAGTCCTGACCAAGGGGTCCTGGACAACCATCGTCTTCCTGTATCAGGAAATGGACAAGCGCACCGAGGAATACAAGGCCCCGAAGATTCGCGTGGGCCGGTACCAGAAGCGCGGCGGCCACTACACGCTGCAGTCCAAGTTCAACATATCCTCTGCAAAGCAGGCGAGCCAGCTGGTGGACATCCTGTCCGGCTGGCTCCCCGAAATGGATAACGCCTAGAAACGCTGGCCCGGCTAGTAGTCGGCAGCATTCCGCTGAGGGTTGGGGTGCGCGGTCCAGTATTCGCAGGACCCGCACGCCTCGGTGGGACAATCCGCCCTCGCGACGTCGGCGGACGTCGCGGGATGATAGCGGCACAGTCCCTCGACTTCACAGAGGATTTCCTTGCCCTCCGGAGGCAGCCAGTACAGACAACGGGCACAGAGTTTTCGCATTGTTCCCCCACATGCCGGACCGTTCGCTTTCGCGGGCGGTCCGGTCTTTTTTGGCGTCTAGAAGAGCCTGTCCAGAATCAGATGCGAGAGGTAGCCGAGCACGGCGGCCGCGTAGAACGGAACGAGCACCACGGCCGCGGTTCCGAAGAACCACGCGGGCAGAAGCACTATCGGAAGCGGCACGACGAGCATGGCCCACCACGTGTGCGTCCAGCCGCGGTGGTGTCCCACGGCGGGAAGCATGGCAACGAAACCGAGAATCGCCGCCCATCGGTACTTGCCGAACCACATGAGCGTCAGGTCCGCAAGTACGAGGATGGCGTAGAACAGGCGCTGGCCCTTGGAATCGGTATCCACGTCCGGAAACAGGGACGCAAGGATCGCCACAGCCATGAGCGCCACGCCCATCACGGGCTCCGGCCCCCATGCCGGAAGCCACAGGGCCAGAGACAGCCAGGCACCGCCAGCGGTGAGCGTTCCGCCGACAACGTGCCCCTGATACCCCGGCACTAGGCGACTGCCTCTGTGGGCAGCACGCGCCGTGCATGCATGGCTGTTTCGCGATTCCAGTTCATATCGATATTTTCCCCGCCGCACGCGGCGGTCGGGCGGAACTATGTACCCCTCCGGGCGCGCAAAGACAAGCGCGTCGGCTCCGTTGCATTTTGGCCTACGCGAGCAACCCACGGATTTCCATATGGATACG
Coding sequences within:
- a CDS encoding CoA-binding protein; translated protein: MLLDNEMKNLLARVRTIAVLGAKDKPGQPVDMVGRYLIAAGFTVFPVHPKRNGVWGLPTFRTLADIPEPIDLVDVFRAPEHCADHARECAALAHAPLAFWMQSGITCPQAFEILKDTPTVVVQDACLMVEHRRLLG
- the mqnC gene encoding cyclic dehypoxanthinyl futalosine synthase — its product is MSERLTPEAAIELYERENVFSLGRMAHERRMEMHPDSRVTYIVDRNINYTNVCISGCKFCAFFRAPGDEGGYVLTREELAAKVRETVELGGYQILLQGGMHPDLDMAFYEDMLRFLKAEFPQVAVHGFSPSEIWYLGQESGLGHGEVIRRLVAAGLDSIPGGGAEILVDRVRQDVSPRKATADQWLEVMREAHRQGLRTTATMMFGQGETLAERVEHLERIRSLQDETGGFTAFIPWTFQPENTRLPRPEVSSEAYLKTLALSRLYLDNIDNVQASWVTQGPLVGQLALFWGANDFGSTMIEENVVAAAGVHFRLPEGKLRKLVTSAGFVPCRRRMDYTLLE
- a CDS encoding PAS domain-containing sensor histidine kinase, which codes for MSRTPKMEQGVLIALEARTGAEIAVERNGEHLPGPPAPPADVRNSNGTVLAEQYAKLLNGCPLPVVTWRREGDGFVLVDFNSAAMEFFGNGLGEFIGMTCHELYPDHSDLCDDLERAFAENGRISREMLYTTRTQPARRLHLRITCASCPPDLVHMFGEDLTQGITDWEDRKKAEHRFRTLFEVAPVGIYQTGPGGRFEHVNMRLAAMYGFASPDDMELEVKDPRELFADHAQRDRLHRELAERGFVDNFECLVRHKDGTTFWVSKSIKQVRDVKGRVVSSMGFELDITERKMAEALREEVERITRHDLKSPLNIIVGMSDFMKDDGNLTQEQRDNLSMIEHSGNTMLNMINLSLAVYRMERGTYELAPAPVDLAVSMRQVLRELGPQLDALNVRVRVRIRGEQDAPGVAFMVMGDALLCWAMLYHLVQNAVDASPSGGVVTVDMDENGGSTVSVHNHGVVPPEVRENLFEKFVTFGKKENTGLGAYSARLIARTLGGDISLISSESVGTRMTVRLPRRGA
- a CDS encoding DnaJ domain-containing protein; this translates as MNVRECYSFLRLKPGAGLQEVKTAYRKRAFELHPDLHPGNPDAAAEFQKLNEAYVILTEALKDERGAPRQSRRPEADAKAKTSREEGARRYKAQADRKPGPTPPPGPEATTTRREAEPTGGFTFGKEDVLRNILNDPFARKVFEDIYRQIRKSGTAPSHTATVKNRSLSLRLGSAELNLNLNGGPLTWLKNWVKGQMDDEQTVHLLPSQLLPGCIVRLQIRRGFSSRPITVEVPLPPDFVAGRPLRLRGLGRKLGPLKGDLYLRLVAR
- a CDS encoding murein transglycosylase domain-containing protein codes for the protein MARIAATGDVAAAQSMAAHKAARYATNPKALEADIAAFSRRLAAFRKAIDDIWGPDERREPTPRTYVKYSEGYKARALVDFDAGTVIVETLDRENPRESLRQAVVTTLLAPGDPRAVDLYSASEIRFGDTPFLYNEVLDVDGKPIRWQWRAERFAERLLEKGVVTRSIGKGRTATRVSFPLVRDHLHIRARKYAELVAAQSKRFGVSRNLVYAVIKTESDFNPFATSPAPAFGLMQIVPKSAGAEVNRMLNGSPQPPSREFLFEAANNIRYGTAYLHILDTRHLARIENPISREYCVIAAYNTGAGNVLRSFSANRDTAVARINALTPAQVFDTLRAKLPYAETRRYLMKVLDAKKLFVGA
- a CDS encoding YkgJ family cysteine cluster protein; the protein is MTGNVRAFECRMCGHCCKGEGGIVMATKDQKRLAEHLGLDLPDFLARYTRTSGGKVLLVTGGDEYCIFFRQGVGCGVHPGRPDICRAWPFFKGNLIDELSWRMVQEYCPGIRPEAGHEEFRRQGLEYLKGLALEDDPDTAPEALLHLPD
- a CDS encoding metal-dependent hydrolase, giving the protein MPGYQGHVVGGTLTAGGAWLSLALWLPAWGPEPVMGVALMAVAILASLFPDVDTDSKGQRLFYAILVLADLTLMWFGKYRWAAILGFVAMLPAVGHHRGWTHTWWAMLVVPLPIVLLPAWFFGTAAVVLVPFYAAAVLGYLSHLILDRLF